A stretch of the Fusarium musae strain F31 chromosome 2, whole genome shotgun sequence genome encodes the following:
- the GNG1 gene encoding Guanine nucleotide-binding protein subunit gamma gives MPQYTSRDVGDPSQIKKNKQSMADLKLRRLTELNNRLREDLERERIPVSTASKSIIAYCNGTRDYMVPSVWGAVPKGEDPYAPQQSGGCCVVM, from the exons ATGCCTCAGTACACTTCTCGCGATGTCGGCGACCCTTCGcaaatcaagaagaacaagcagTCGATGGCCGATCTCAAGCTCCGACGGCTAACCGAGCTCAACAACCGTCTGCGCGAGGATCTTGAGCGAGAGCGTATTCCCGTCAGCACAGCATCAAAGAG CATCATTGCCTACTGCAATGGCACTCGCGACTACATGGTTCCCTCCGTCTGGGGCGCTGTACCCAAGGGCGAGGACCCTTATGCGCCGCAACAATCTGGCGGCTGCTGTGTGGTCATGTAA
- a CDS encoding hypothetical protein (EggNog:ENOG41), translated as MPALSPTMTEGNIASWKVKEGEAFSAGDVLLEIETDKASMDVEAQDDGIMVKIMAGDGSKAVQVGSRIGVIAEAGDDINSLEIPADEQAKEQPKEQSSAQAPKENTAPSESNPVEKKIAKPTGNDTYEHKYPLLPSVGHLIKEKGISEAELKKIKGTGPHGRLLKGDILAYLGSINPETPAANEVNFNNLFHLDLSNIKVATKPAPPSKPVEEAKAEAPKAPAVENLEVSIPITLSKVVEVQNRIHETLGVFLPISTFVGRAAEVANDDLPPTKRAPNANELFDQVLGLDKIKAAKGSRGVYLPQISAVPPTSLLTPFSPTRKQTDIIDILAAPKKSAPKPTTIQTVPGLSSGTNVFTLVVPKAEEERAQIFLERCKVILEEEPGRLVL; from the coding sequence ATGCCCGCCCTCTCGCCCACTATGACCGAGGGTAACATTGCTTCATGGAAGGTCAAGGAAGGAGAGGCTTTCAGTGCCGGTGATGTGCTGCTCGAGATCGAGACCGACAAGGCTAGCATGGATGTTGAGGCCCAGGATGATGGTATCATGGTTAAGATCATGGCTGGTGATGGAAGCAAGGCTGTTCAGGTTGGATCACGCATTGGCGTTATTGCTGAGGCCGGTGATGATATCAACTCCCTCGAAATCCCCGCCGATGAGCAGGCCAAGGAGCAACCGAAGGAACAGTCCAGCGCCCAGGCCCCCAAGGAGAACACCGCCCCCTCCGAGTCGAACcccgttgagaagaagatcgcAAAGCCTACTGGAAACGATACCTACGAACACAAGTACCCTCTGCTGCCCTCAGTTGGACATctgatcaaggagaagggcaTCAGTGAGgccgagctcaagaagatcaagggcaCTGGTCCTCACGGCCGATTGCTCAAGGGTGATATCCTTGCCTACCTTGGAAGCATCAATCCCGAGACTCCCGCTGCCAACGAggtcaacttcaacaacctGTTCCACCTCGACCTGAGCAACATCAAGGTGGCTACCAAGCCCGCCCCTCCTTCTAAGCCTGTTGAGGAGGCTAAGGCTGAGGCCCCTAAGGCCCCTGCGGTTGAAAACCTCGAAGTTTCCATCCCCATTACTTTGTCCAAGGTCGTTGAGGTCCAGAACCGGATTCACGAGACCCTCGGTGTCTTCCTGCCCATCTCGACCTTTGTCGGCCGCGCTGCTGAGGTTGCCAACGACGACCTCCCTCCTACCAAGCGTGCCCCTAACGCCAACGAGCTTTTTGACCAGGTTCTTGGTCTCGATAAGATCAAGGCTGCTAAGGGTTCTCGCGGTGTCTACCTACCCCAGATCTCTGCTGTCCCTCCCACCTCTCTACTCACTCCTTTCTCTCCCACCCGAAAGCAGACTGACATCATTGACATCCTCGCCGCGCCGAAGAAGTCAGCTCCTAAGCCCACTACCATTCAGACCGTCCCTGGTCTGTCCAGCGGCACCAATGTTTTTACTCTTGTGGTCCCcaaggcagaggaggagagagcaCAAATCTTCCTTGAGCGTTGCAAGGTGattctggaggaggagccaGGACGACTGGTGTTGTGA
- a CDS encoding hypothetical protein (EggNog:ENOG41~BUSCO:EOG092618M2): MAPASPTPRRPVTGRRRGRPPGSTNAARAARAALAAASATEPPPKRRRYIPGGAGGGGRFADAELLTTPNTTGPSTVSRSRAAAREAINGPSPSIMPRRERGARTRAAGNDDLEEMQWGSAAAMATAVKQAEDYKPREERSWEDFHPNLDIDATFMILPSEQVDGITREQPDLSVVQAFGTPLDETRTPSRQPNPASTGNTPNPQGRSDSNVADVLSETPLRRPRRPTRDVVSFYSSKPLDFLTTPKTPKILPIQNQTPKEKLDLKLPSYRKTNSIELYESKTFGQARFVDKSMSNVGYQESDHYLRPEQALIKSSDLTMEDDAELTDAAMAASDGPVHRTRIGRVEYDMDEQDDIWLGRYNTHRKQNDVPAITREIFEITMTKIEKEWHVLEKRIPKPNPKPPQTHRPRSSSAAAVNGEPQGGEEPDSKCAICDDGDCENTNAIVFCDGCNLAVHQECYGVPFIPEGQWLCRKCQLCGPSVPTCIFCPNTDGAFKQTNSSKWAHLLCAMWIPEVSLGNHTFMEPVMDVEKVPKNRWKLTCYICRQRMGACIQCGNKNCYQAFHVTCARRSRLFLKMKTSQGALAVLDGGMVLKAFCDKHCPPDYVQEHSVQQATKAAKKFYKRTMKNRIWADNTAVANAIAEQQRNALSEQPSDETQLTGTKSAAVGDKKRGQNPKNVWKTPAGAPIIPQAVFEVVDASIQRFAFPKRKEFLSQACRYWTLKRENRRGAALLKRLQLQMESFSSMELTRRDFAAMGPSGKIRLARRIEFAENLIVELEQLKDLAAELVEREQIKVAAGELEQEFVDECYFPVAKLLNPAVDRAISLDKDLFKAGLDKLQSRVNARFYVTVMSFALDLCDVISTGISTAPPESSTAATQTEAVDAPPAKTTFSDIRERRKLGKRILKAVQPHLETALRIESEISQKPFEGLNKALENIIDRSVDVRPLTAMSQDKSTDLSDEVNDTIMVDAELQITVKASSTEGGDAMDTTSENGNIEVSTNIDVDTSDLAEAGAVEKHESLHNAVNSSNTPPDTDGYMSKPQPAQPGPPTPPQSNGSLGLEPTDPLTDGGILWYLKGHDPKGTSVLEERWAGRDAIRMLSEDLTDLDDEEFKGLGMDVDHAAATATVEADVKEEVEPAGGKTRASKAKKRRTSTRRR, from the exons ATGGCTCCGGCATCCCCGACTCCCAGGCGACCCGTTACCGGAAGACGTCGGGGTCGTCCTCCGGGTTCGACCAATGCTGCTCGTGCTGCAAGAGCAGCCCTCGCGGCAGCCTCCGCAACCGAACCACCGCCGAAACGACGTCGATATATTCCAGGAGGGgccggtggtggtggtcgcTTCGCTGATGCTGAATTGCTGACCACGCCGAATACCACTGGGCCTTCAACAGTATCGAGGTCAAGAGCAGCTGCGCGCGAGGCTATCAATGGCCCTTCTCCATCCATAATGCCTCGACGAGAAAGAGGCGCTCGCACGCGAGCTGCTGGTAATGATGACCTAGAGGAAATGCAATGGGGTTCAGCTGCAGCTATGGCGACTGCAGTGAAACAGGCTGAAGATTACAAGCCCCGCGAGGAGCGCAGCTGGGAAGACTTCCACCCTAACCTAGATATTGATGCTACATTCATGATCCTGCCATCTGAACAAGTTGACGGTATAACTCGAGAACAACCAGATTTATCAGTGGTTCAGGCATTCGGAACACCTTTGGACGAAACCCGAACCCCATCGAGACAACCGAACCCCGCATCAACTGGAAACACACCAAACCCTCAAGGTCGCTCAGACTCGAATGTAGCCGATGTTCTCAGCGAAACACCTTTACGGCGTCCTCGTCGACCGACCCGAGATGTGGTCAGCTTTTACAGCAGCAAGCCCCTGGACTTTCTCACAACACCGAAAACACCTAAAATCCTACCCATCCAGAACCAGACACCGAAAGAGAAACTGGATCTTAAACTACCGTCATACCGCAAAACTAACAGCATTGAATTATATGAGAGCAAAACCTTTGGTCAGGCTCGCTTTGTCGACAAGTCAATGAGTAATGTCGGCTATCAGGAGAGTGATCACTACCTGCGCCCGGAGCAAGCTTTAATCAAGTCTTCTGATCTTACCATGGAAGATGACGCAGAATTGACCGATGCTGCTATGGCAGCATCTGACGGGCCGGTTCACCGTACCCGAATCGGTCGTGTCGAATATGATATGGATGAACAAGATGATATTTGGCTTGGACGATACAATACCCACCGCAAGCAAAACGACGTTCCAGCTATAACCCGAGAAATTTTTGAAATCACTATGACAAAGATCGAAAAGGAGTGGCATGTGCTCGAGAAGAGAATTCCAAAACCGAACCCGAAGCCTCCACAAACACATCGTCCACGATCAAGCTCTGCCGCCGCTGTAAATGGTGAGCCGCAAGGGGGTGAAGAGCCTGACTCAAAATGCGCCATTTGCGACGACGGCGATTGCGAAAACACCAACGCAATTGTGTTCTGTGATGGCTGCAACCTTGCAGTTCATCAAGAATGTTATGGTGTCCCATTTATCCCAGAAGGCCAGTGGCTCTGCCGCAAATGCCAGCTCTGCGGGCCTTCCGTTCCC ACTTGCATCTTCTGCCCCAATACCGACGGCGCATTCAAGCAAACCAATTCTTCAAAGTGGGCACATCTGCTTTGCGCAATGTGGATTCCTGAGGTTTCCTTGGGTAACCACACGTTCATGGAACCAGTCATGGACGTAGAAAAGGTCCCGAAAAACCGTTGGAAATTGACGTGTTACATTTGTCGACAGCGAATGGGCGCATGCATACAATGCGGAAACAAGAATTGCTATCAAGCATTTCATGTCACCTGTGCGCGGAGATCCCGCCTGTTTCTTAAGATGAAGACTAGCCAGGGTGCTCTCGCTGTGTTGGATGGCGGCATGGTGCTCAAGGCCTTTTGCGACAAGCATTGCCCCCCTGACTATGTGCAAGAGCATAGTGTTCAACAGGCCACAAAAGCAGCCAAGAAATTCTATAAGAGAACTATGAAGAATCGTATCTGGGCTGATAACACCGCTGTTGCGAATGCTATTGCAGAGCAGCAGCGCAATGCCCTTTCGGAACAGCCGTCGGATGAAACACAACTTACTGGGACAAAGTCTGCAGCGGTTGGTGACAAAAAAAGAGGCCAGAATCCGAAGAACGTCTGGAAAACCCCTGCAGGTGCACCTATTATACCGCAGGCCGTGTTTGAAGTCGTGGACGCTTCGATCCAAAGATTCGCATTTCCTAAACGCAAGGAGTTCTTAAGCCAGGCATGCCGCTACTGGACCCTGAAGCGCGAGAATCGTCGAGGAGCAGCACTTCTAAAGCGTCTGCAACTTCAGATGGAGTCCTTTTCCTCGATGGAGCTTACGCGGCGTGACTTCGCAGCCATGGGACCGAGCGGAAAGATCAGGCTTGCCAGACGCATTGAATTCGCTGAGAATTTgattgttgagcttgagcagcTCAAAGATCTTGCAGCCGAGCTTGTGGAACGGGAGCAGATCAAAGTTGCCGCTGGTGAACTTGAACAAGAATTTGTGGATGAGTGTTACTTCCCTGTTGCGAAACTTCTCAACCCTGCTGTTGACAGGGCAATATC ACTTGATAAGGATCTCTTCAAGGCCGGTCTTGACAAGCTTCAAAGCCGCGTTAATGCCCGCTTTTATGTGACAGTCATGTCCTTTGCCTTAGATCTTTGCGATGTAATCAGTACTGGCATTTCTACAGCACCGCCTGAGTCATCTACGGCTGCAACTCAAACTGAAGCTGTCGACGCACCGCCTGCTAAAACCACTTTCTCGGATATACGAGAGCGCCGAAAATTGGGAAAACGCATATTGAAGGCTGTTCAGCCACACCTCGAGACAGCCTTGCGAATCGAGTCGGAGATCTCCCAGAAGCCTTTCGAGGGCTTAAATAAGGCGTTGGAGAACATCATTGACAGAAGCGTGGACGTCCGACCACTGACTGCGATGAGCCAAGATAAATCAACTGACCTCAGTGATGAAGTCAACGACACCATTATGGTTGATGCCGAGCTTCAAATTACTGTTAAGGCCAGTTCCACCGAAGGTGGAGATGCGATGGACACTACTTCAGAAAATGGAAATATTGAGGTCAGCACTAATATTGATGTCGATACATCTGATCTTGCAGAGGCGGGTGCTGTCGAAAAACACGAGTCTCTCCACAACGCTGTCAACTCATCCAATACACCCCCCGACACAGATGGTTATATGTCGAAGCCTCAGCCGGCACAACCGGGGCCTCCCACACCGCCACAATCCAACGGCAGTCTTGGGTTGGAGCCCACGGATCCTCTCACAGATGGAGGGATACTTTGGTACCTCAAGGGTCATGACCCCAAAGGAACATCTGTTCTTGAGGAGCGCTGGGCCGGGAGAGATGCCATCCGCATGCTCAGCGAGGACCTTACAGATTTAGATGACGAAGAGTTCAAAGGCTTGGGTATGGATGTTGACCACGCTGCAGCAACTGCCACAGTTGAGGCCGATGTGAAGGAGGAGGTAGAACCCGCGGGTGGTAAGACCAGAGCGAGTAAAGCAAAGAAGCGGAGGACATcaacaaggagaagatga
- the TIF32 gene encoding eukaryotic translation initiation factor 3 subunit A (EggNog:ENOG41~BUSCO:EOG0926112A) produces the protein MPPPPHQKPENVLKRAHELIGVGQAPAALTLLHEHITNKRSRNVPIMSLEPVMLLLVELSVEQKKGKLAKDALYQYKNISQNTNIATIELVLKKFIELAVEKVTAAQQKADEVQESIDATAGTSNIEDLEATETPESILLATVSGEQSRDRTDRAIVTPWLKFLWEAYRTVLDILRNNARLEILYQSTATQAFDFCLKYTRKTEFRRLCELLRNHVQTAAKYSSQMHAINLSDPDTLQRHLETRFQQLNVAVELELWQEAFRSVEDVHTLLSLSKRPPKNIMMANYYEKLTRIFLVGENYLFHAAAWSRYYTLLRQSSVLVATGQGKKADNPPASDAELQKAASFVVLSALAIPVISTSRSRGAMVDFDEARKNKNSRLTHLLGMSQAPTRARLFRDALSKSLLQRARPEIRELYEILEVDFHPLSICQKISPILTKIGADSEMEKYILPLQQVILTRLFQQLSQVYETVDLSFVESLAQFPEPYQVTRGTIEKFIMNGNKKGDLSVRMAHATGVLSFDNDVFSSSKASHGGSSAGSAESETGTVQRLQSTPSEIVRSQLTRLAKSLFTTCHYVDPGFNKERLEAREAALARAKAGAEEEHLAILSRKDLIQKRKEVASEIQAKKEKENARQKRLREQALQEAEDLRLANEQKEREAKRLKAERDRVRKEELKKQIADLKMGDKAIDIDLEDLDNLDSNRLRAMKLAQLEREKNDVNERLRITGKRLDHLERAFRKEEAKKLHEDYAKQNEQDRKIYETVKAQTLKDAEQKHKESVELKHRLSRLVPQYEEFRDSLHERRRDEFEKRRRDAERELEKQIAQRKKEVRDRRLREKREREEKERELREAEERAAREKEEQRIRDEARKEELAKLKEQREKERQEMLEKAALQQRREEEALARRKAEKAQGAGGFSRGPERTDSSEGRRPPIFGAGKWREREAATRDAGDAPPPSRAPPAERSDSNDRPSAGGPPKLNLAGSKPSWREREAAKQAASGGADVGSSAPPPRFAPRGGAPPMDRSGSGRADEDRKQSPAPPAESLPASRGKWVPPHMRNK, from the exons ATG CCTCCTCCGCCGCACCAAAAGCCTGAGAATGTTCTCAAGAGGGCTCACGAACTCATCGGAGTCGGCCAGGCTCCCGCCGCCTTGACTCTGCTCCATGAGcacatcaccaacaagcgCTCCCGAAATGTCCCAATTATGTCGCTGGAGCCTGTGatgctcctcctcgtcgagcTTTCCGTCGAacagaagaagggcaagcttGCCAAGGACGCCCTTTACCAATACAAGAATATTTCCCAGAACACAAATATTGCTACCATCGAG CTGGTCCTTAAGAAGTTCATTGAGCTCGCGGTTGAGAAGGTCACTGCCGCCCAGCAAAAGGCCGACGAAGTTCAGGAGAGCATTGACGCTACTGCCGGCACCTCCAACatcgaggatctcgaggcCACCGAGACCCCGGAGTCTATCCTCCTTGCTACTGTCTCCGGTGAGCAGTCCCGAGACCGTACCGATCGAGCTATCGTCACTCCTTGGCTCAAGTTCCTCTGGGAGGCCTACCGAACTGTCCTCGACATTCTCCGAAACAATGCTCGTCTCGAGATCCTCTACCAGAGCACCGCTACCCAGGCATTTGACTTCTGTCTCAAGTACACTCGCAAGACCGAGTTCCGTCGCCTCTGCGAGCTCCTCCGAAACCATGTGCAGACCGCTGCCAAGTACTCCTCTCAGATGCACGCCATCAATCTGAGCGACCCCGACACTCTCCAGCGACACCTTGAGACACGTTTCCAACAGCTCAATGTCGCTGTAGAGCTCGAGCTCTGGCAGGAGGCTTTCCGAAGTGTCGAGGACGTTCACACTCTTCTTAGCCTCAGCAAGCGACCTCCCAAGAATATCATGATGGCCAACTACTACGAGAAGCTTACCCGAATTTTCCTTGTCGGCGAGAACTACCTCTTCCACGCTGCTGCTTGGTCGCGATACTacactcttcttcgtcagtCCTCTGTCCTGGTAGCCACTGGCCAGGGCAAGAAGGCTGACAACCCCCCTGCCTCCGATGCTGAGCTTCAAAAGGCCGCCTCTTTCGTTGTACTCTCCGCCCTTGCCATCCCTGTCATCAGTACGTCCCGATCTCGAGGTGCCATGGTTGACTTCGACGAGGCcagaaagaacaagaactcTCGCTTGACTCACCTCCTTGGAATGTCTCAAGCACCTACTCGTGCCAGACTGTTCCGGGACGCTCTCTCAAAGTCCCTTCTTCAGCGCGCTCGCCCTGAGATTCGGGAGCTTTACGAGATCCTTGAGGTCGACTTCCATCCTCTGTCCATTTGCCAAAAGATCTCTCCTATCCTGACCAAGATTGGAGCCGATTCTGAGATGGAGAAATACATTCTCCCCCTGCAGCAGGTCATCCTTACCCGTCTGTTCCAGCAGCTTTCCCAGGTCTACGAAACTGTCGACCTGTCTTTCGTCGAGAGCCTGGCTCAATTCCCGGAGCCTTACCAGGTCACTCGTGGGACTATTGAGAAATTCATCATGAATGGTAACAAGAAGGGTGATCTCTCTGTCCGCATGGCCCATGCCACAGGTGTTCTGAGTTTCGATAACgatgtcttctcttcctccaaggCTAGCCACGGCGGGTCCTCTGCTGGTTCTGCAGAGTCTGAGACCGGTACCGTCCAACGTCTTCAGAGCACTCCCTCTGAGATTGTCCGCTCCCAGCTTACCCGACTCGCCAAGTCTCTCTTTACCACATGCCATTACGTTGACCCTGGCTTTAACAAGGAGCGCCTCGAGGCTCGTGAAGCTGCTCTCGCTCGCgccaaggctggtgctgAGGAGGAACATCTGGCTATTCTTTCACGAAAGGACCTCATCCAGAAGCGCAAGGAGGTTGCTTCTGAGAttcaagccaagaaggagaaggagaatgcCCGCCAGAAGAGGCTTCGTGagcaagctcttcaagaagctgaggatCTTCGTCTCGCCAATGAGCAAAAGGAGCGCGAGGCCAAGcgtctcaaggctgagcgCGACCGAGTTCGCAAGGAGgaactcaagaagcagatcgCCGATCTCAAAATGGGCGACAAGGCTATCGATATTGATctggaggatcttgacaaccttgacaGCAACCGCCTACGCGCAATGAAGCTGGCTCAGCTTGAGCGTGAAAAGAATGATGTTAACGAGCGCCTCCGCATCACTGGCAAGCGTCTCGATCATCTTGAACGTGCTTTCCGTAaggaggaagccaagaaacTGCACGAGGACTATGCCAAGCAAAATGAGCAGGACCGCAAGATCTATGAGACTGTTAAGGCCCAAACCCTCAAAGATGCTGAGCAGAAACACAAGGAGAGTGTTGAACTCAAGCACCGACTTAGTCGACTGGTGCCTCAGTACGAGGAGTTCCGTGACTCCCTGCATGAACGCCGTCGTGATGAGTTCGAGAAGCGCCGTCGCGACGCTGAGcgtgagcttgagaagcagatCGCACAGCGCAAGAAGGAGGTCCGAGACCGACGTCTTCGTGAGAAGCGTGAGCGCGAGGAGAAAGAGCGCGAGCTACGTGAGGCTGAAGAGCGCGCTGCTcgcgagaaggaggagcagcGCATTCGGGATGAAGCTCGTAAGGAAGAGCttgccaagctcaaagagcaGCGGGAGAAGGAACGTCAAGAGATGCTGGAGAAGGCTGCCCTTCAACAGCGacgcgaagaagaagcactggCTCGTCGCAAGGCGGAGAAGGCCCAAGGGGCTGGTGGCTTCTCTCGTGGGCCAGAGCGCACAGATTCGTCCGAGGGCCGAAGACCACCTATCTTTGGTGCCGGCAAATGGCGAGAACGTGAGGCGGCCACCCGTGACGCTGGcgatgctcctcctccttctcgagcACCTCCTGCCGAGAGGTCTGATTCCAATGACCGACCTTCTGCTGGTGGTCCTcccaagctcaaccttgCTGGTTCCAAGCCCAGCTGGCGAGAGCGTGAGGCTGCAAAGCAGGCCGCTAGTGGTGGAGCTGATGTTGGATCTTCCGCCCCTCCCCCTCGCTTCGCGCCTCGGGGTGGTGCGCCGCCTATGGACCGAAGCGGCTCTGGCCGTGCTGATGAGGATCGAAAGCAgtctccagctcctcctgcGGAATCCCTGCCTGCCTCACGAGGCAAGTGGGTTCCTCCTCACATGAGGAACAAATAA
- a CDS encoding hypothetical protein (EggNog:ENOG41) translates to MDSEDGELFIKQLAGYVRTHEKALANALQLRRQVRHKPSQSTGSAALLSQTSTSLPERPSTSASTSSSLAAALSLGTLNFTSHNAKSVKLALTPHHLFYLLSRFEELSINVGPMKVRLENLHDSSSSANYVSFLSNTQRSRSKGSDIDSIHSVSSIRSVMSGMSALWSSFGIGASISAARTERQKAALEADMKYLYSAFTKVPCLRLAPDWRARLIRGYEEFPFDSAVPLYVFKNLQALEVSSIDFRQFFGWDRLADQLRSLTLKRAGIEDPADILIDIVLDDMDKRRRRVSKSQSSPTSVWTGSGSPRRNIAHPELHRAVSAPSSPGAHVDMRVGSLTPSEHAIEESSRRQSLSKDDEQDDTPQTVHKSSRPRSNSPPRPTSSRTQSHPVRGNHHRMRRSGSGSSHSSLSDSWTGHHHSRGSSGNLLAMGVLPTSKWRFLRHLSLADNSMTSIPQNSLAPLSNTLYSLDISSNLFSQVPDSLATLTALRALNLSHCMIDSLQSLTRNPLPAITALNLRANRLQSLAGVEKLVPLERLDLRDNRLVDPMELARLTGIPDIHEIWVEGNPFTRTHKDYRITIFNLFRKAPGYTDDVIIDGSGPSYVERRSLVDRPPIPDSIPVVKPQAPEVPTVDVSKPAIIFNPPKEPAVLRKERPTPKAVMSEINTSSTRRRKTPKRRIVDLATSDTPSFPSPVEVQVAKPAGKQPKSPLTNDGNYRISQQPEGQVLPPSTLSSESQVVSSPEVPRVDTNIFTDIPAAYSSNDDASTWKESQDWDAGGEIYRQKIEALRNTVGNSYLSVLSEETWAPSRPADFSTPNVPSGTAMRTAHTPIHAPQAQAIHSGRTLG, encoded by the exons ATGGATTCAGAAGACGGAGAACTGTTCATAAAG CAACTTGCCGGCTATGTTCGGACGCACGAGAAGGCTTTGGCCAACGCTCTTCAACTGCGCCGCCAAGTCCGCCATAAGCCATCTCAGAGTACAGGCTCAGCGGCCCTCCTCTCCCAAACTTCCACTTCGCTTCCCGAACGACCATCTACCTCCGCTTCCACATCGAGTTCGCTCGCAGCTGCATTGTCGCTTGGAACCTTAAACTTCACATCACATAATGCCAAATCCGTAAAATTGGCTCTCACGCCTCATCACCTATTCTACCTACTCTCCCGCTTCGAAGAACTCAGCATCAACGTCGGTCCTATGAAAGTCCGGCTTGAAAACCTCCACGACAGTTCATCCTCCGCCAACTATGTTTCTTTCCTCAGTAATACCCAGCGATCGAGAAGCAAAGGCTCGGATATTGATTCAATACACTCTGTCTCGAGTATACGAAGTGTCATGTCGGGCATGTCTGCATTATGGTCGAGTTTCGGCATTGGAGCCAGCATATCCGCTGCTCGAACCGAACGCCAAAAAGCCGCTCTGGAAGCTGACATGAAATACCTCTATTCTGCTTTTACCAAGGTTCCTTGCTTGAGGTTGGCTCCAGATTGGCGTGCCCGCCTGATTCGTGGTTATGAAGAGTTTCCATTTGATTCAGCTGTACCCCTATACGTTTTCAAGAACCTGCAGGCTCTCGAAGTTAGCAGCATCGACTTCCGACAATTCTTTGGCTGGGATCGTTTAGCTGATCAGCTGCGTTCTCTTACCCTGAAACGTGCCGGTATTGAGGACCCCGCGGACATATTGATTGACATCGTCTTGGATGATATGGACAAACGCCGTCGACGAGTCTCCAAATCCCAGTCCTCGCCCACTTCAGTTTGGACGGGTAGCGGCAGTCCTCGTCGTAATATTGCTCACCCCGAACTTCACCGAGCCGTGTCTGCTCCAAGCTCTCCTGGTGCACACGTCGACATGCGGGTCGGTTCGTTGACCCCAAGTGAACATGCTATCGAAGAGAGCAGCCGTAGGCAGTCTTTGAGCAAGGATGACGAGCAAGATGACACCCCACAAACTGTGCACAAGTCTTCTCGTCCCAGGAGCAACTCACCTCCGCGCCCTACCAGCTCTCGAACGCAATCACATCCTGTTCGAGGTAACCATCATCGCATGAGGCGATCGGGATCTGGCAGTTCTCATTCCAGCCTTTCTGATTCTTGGACTGGTCATCACCATTCTCGAGGCAGCTCTGGTAACTTACTTGCTATGGGCGTCCTCCCCACTTCAAAGTGGCGCTTTTTGCGACATCTGAGTCTGGCTGACAATTCCATGACTTCCATTCCGCAAAATAGTCTGGCACCCCTATCCAACACACTTTACTCTCTGGATATTTCCTCCAACCTCTTCAGCCAGGTCCCAGACAGTCTGGCTACTCTGACCGCCCTTAGAGCTCTGAACTTGTCTCACTGCATGATCGACTCTCTCCAGTCCTTGACCCGCAACCCTCTTCCTGCCATCACAGCTCTCAACCTTCGAGCAAACAGGCTCCAGAGCCTTGCTGGcgttgagaagctggttCCTCTTGAGAGACTCGACTTGAGAGATAACCGTCTAGTCGACCCAATGGAATTGGCGAGATTGACAGGTATCCCCGACATCCACGAGATTTGGGTTGAGGGCAATCCCTTCACTCGTACCCACAAGGATTATcgcatcaccatcttcaatctcttccGCAAAGCTCCAGGCTATACTGATGACGTGATTATTGATGGCAGTGGTCCAAGTTACGTTGAAAGACGATCACTGGTTGACCGCCCCCCTATCCCGGACTCAATCCCTGTCGTCAAGCCACAGGCTCCTGAGGTGCCTACTGTTGATGTCAGCAAGCCTGCCATTATTTTCAACCCTCCCAAAGAGCCAGCTGTCCTCCGAAAGGAACGGCCTACGCCTAAGGCTGTCATGAGTGAAATTAACACCAGCTCGACACGTCGGCGAAAAACTCCAAAGAGGCGAATCGTGGATTTGGCCACTTCTGATACCCCATCCTTCCCATCCCCAGTCGAGGTTCAAGTGGCGAAGCCGGCTGGCAAGCAGCCCAAGTCTCCGCTCACTAACGACGGAAACTACCGGATATCCCAGCAACCTGAAGGCCAGGTTTTGCCGCCGTCCACATTATCGTCCGAGTCGCAAGTTGTCAGCTCACCTGAAGTACCACGAGTTGACACCAACATCTTCACCGACATCCCAGCTGCTTACTCATCTAACGATGATGCTTCCACTTGGAAGGAATCCCAGGACTGGGATGCCGGTGGTGAAATATACCGTCAGAAGATTGAAGCCTTGCGGAATACTGTTGGCAATAGCTACCTTTCTGTCTTGAGCGAAGAGACTTGGGCTCCCAGCCGCCCGGCAGACTTTTCCACGCCTAATGTCCCATCCGGTACAGCCATGCGCACAGCACACACTCCTATCCACGCCCCTCAGGCTCAAGCCATACATAGTGGTCGGACCTTGGGCTGA